Proteins encoded in a region of the Planococcus shixiaomingii genome:
- the jag gene encoding RNA-binding cell elongation regulator Jag/EloR: protein MKQITQTGTTVESAISAALEKLQVKREEVTINVIQTEKKGFLGFGSKKAEVEVKVNDPAQPAIGEEQLNVLPETVETETIQAEIAEETSVDTRERAIQETKDYIISIAEGMKINDLKISHEQRGKNVSFYLESEKVAMLIGKRGQTLNSLQQLAQLVANKYSNQFLMIELDAENYRERRQETLEQLADRMADKAIRTGGRVQFEPMPSYERKVIHQALSRRLDIETYSEGKDPNRYLVIEPLK, encoded by the coding sequence GTGAAACAGATCACGCAGACGGGTACAACTGTTGAAAGCGCGATATCTGCAGCATTAGAAAAACTCCAAGTTAAACGCGAAGAAGTTACCATCAATGTGATTCAAACGGAAAAAAAGGGCTTTTTGGGCTTCGGTTCGAAAAAAGCTGAAGTAGAAGTAAAGGTAAATGATCCTGCACAGCCGGCGATTGGTGAAGAGCAGCTGAATGTGTTGCCGGAAACTGTTGAAACAGAGACGATCCAAGCGGAAATAGCGGAAGAGACCTCTGTCGATACAAGGGAGCGGGCAATCCAGGAAACAAAAGACTATATCATTTCCATTGCCGAAGGCATGAAAATCAATGATTTAAAAATTTCGCATGAGCAAAGAGGCAAAAACGTCAGTTTTTATCTTGAAAGTGAAAAAGTTGCCATGCTAATCGGCAAACGCGGCCAAACTTTAAATTCTCTCCAGCAATTGGCGCAATTGGTAGCGAACAAATACTCCAACCAGTTTTTAATGATCGAACTTGATGCTGAAAATTACCGGGAGCGCCGCCAAGAAACGTTGGAGCAATTAGCTGACCGGATGGCGGACAAAGCGATCCGCACTGGCGGGCGTGTCCAATTCGAACCGATGCCTTCGTATGAACGGAAAGTGATTCACCAAGCCTTATCAAGAAGGCTTGATATCGAAACATATTCCGAAGGAAAAGATCCGAACCGTTATCTCGTCATTGAACCATTAAAATAA
- the yidC gene encoding membrane protein insertase YidC: MNKRLLLFVSLVAVALLLSGCTEYNQPISDSSEGFWNEFIVWPLVSAITYFKGLLGTYGFAIIAVTIIIRLVLLPLMIKQTRSAKNMQEAQPALKALKEKYASKDAVTQQKYQQEMMALFKEKGVNPMAGCLPVLIQMPILIGFYHAISRMNNTPTIDLGAFLIFPLAEASITLAIIAGIMQFIVLRTGPAMDNPQMKIMMYLMPFMIVGFGVVLPSALTLYWVVGNIISLIQNLVIYRPWEKKEVAEPVKKQPVKMNTGKSVKTKAGGVKK; encoded by the coding sequence TTGAATAAGCGATTATTATTGTTCGTTTCTTTAGTGGCGGTAGCATTGCTGCTAAGCGGCTGTACTGAATACAATCAGCCGATTAGTGATTCAAGCGAGGGATTCTGGAATGAATTTATCGTTTGGCCGCTCGTTTCGGCGATTACGTATTTTAAAGGTCTTCTTGGAACATACGGTTTTGCGATTATCGCCGTAACAATCATCATTCGTTTGGTATTGTTGCCGTTGATGATCAAGCAGACCCGCAGCGCGAAAAATATGCAGGAAGCACAGCCCGCATTAAAAGCTTTAAAAGAGAAATACGCTTCAAAAGATGCAGTAACGCAGCAGAAATACCAGCAGGAAATGATGGCACTTTTCAAAGAAAAAGGCGTCAATCCGATGGCCGGCTGTTTACCAGTATTGATTCAAATGCCAATCTTGATCGGTTTCTATCACGCAATTAGCCGGATGAACAACACACCGACAATCGACCTTGGTGCGTTTCTTATTTTCCCGCTTGCTGAAGCGAGCATTACCTTAGCGATCATTGCAGGTATTATGCAATTCATCGTTTTGCGTACAGGCCCGGCAATGGATAATCCACAAATGAAAATCATGATGTATTTGATGCCGTTCATGATTGTCGGTTTCGGTGTGGTCTTGCCATCAGCCTTGACGCTTTACTGGGTAGTAGGAAATATCATTTCTCTTATTCAAAACTTGGTGATTTATCGCCCGTGGGAGAAAAAAGAAGTAGCTGAACCTGTGAAAAAACAACCTGTTAAGATGAATACGGGGAAATCTGTTAAAACAAAAGCAGGAGGGGTTAAAAAGTGA
- the rnpA gene encoding ribonuclease P protein component: MNKSQRIKKNKEFQTVFKKGKSFANRQFIVYVLKSDQPHFRVGLSVSKKVGNAVTRNRIKRYIRQTFLELENDLLPNADYVIIARQQAATLDFHESKKSLEHVLKIARALPKK, translated from the coding sequence ATGAACAAAAGCCAACGGATTAAAAAGAACAAAGAGTTTCAGACAGTTTTTAAAAAAGGAAAGTCATTCGCAAATCGCCAGTTTATCGTTTACGTCTTGAAAAGCGATCAGCCCCATTTCCGGGTAGGATTATCAGTCAGTAAAAAAGTAGGAAACGCAGTTACGCGAAATCGCATTAAACGGTACATAAGGCAAACATTTTTGGAACTTGAAAATGACTTGCTGCCAAATGCGGATTACGTTATTATCGCCCGGCAACAGGCGGCCACCTTGGATTTTCATGAAAGCAAGAAAAGTTTGGAGCACGTATTGAAAATTGCACGTGCTTTGCCAAAGAAGTAG